A region of Rhizobium grahamii DNA encodes the following proteins:
- the flhA gene encoding flagellar biosynthesis protein FlhA yields the protein MAQPPALPLPKSGPSLRDVGFAMGIIVIICVLFLPIPPFLIDLGLAFSIAFSVLILMVALWIQRPLEFSSFPTILLIATMTRLSLNIATTRVILSHGNEGHNAAGGVIAGFANLVMSGDFVIGLIVFLILITINFIVITKGATRIAEVGARFTLDAIPGKQMSIDADLSAGIIDEKEAQRRRRELEEESSFFGAMDGASKFVRGDAIAGLMITAINVFGGIIIGYFRHGMPIGQAADVFVKLSVGDGLVSQMPALIVSLAAGLLVSRGGNVGSTDKAVVDQLSGYPRALSVSAVLMVILALMPGLPFIPFMFLGGLLAFGSWFIPRQVEAENKARREQEEKKVVQNKELEKDSVKSVLRTSEIELALGKMVSTRLLGAHQELAFRVGKMRKKFATQYGFVVPEIKVTDDIAIPEKSYQIRVHGTTIASNMLRVGEVLVVTGSGRRPSIPGDEIREPAFGMPAVSILEAFSEDLKREGFQPIDNVSVVLTHMSEVIRNNLPALLSYKDVKVLIDRLDPEYKKLADEICSSHMSYSGLQAVLKLLLAERVSIRNLHLILEAVAELAPHVRKTEQIVEHVRVRMAQQLCGDLADNGVLRVLRLGSKWDLAFHQALKRDNKGEVVEFDIDPRLLEEFSEQATEVIREFMDRGLPFALVTSPETRSYVRMIVERLFATLPVLSHVELAKGIEIKILGSIS from the coding sequence ATGGCGCAACCACCTGCACTCCCCCTTCCGAAGTCCGGCCCCAGTCTGCGCGATGTCGGCTTTGCGATGGGCATCATCGTCATCATCTGCGTGCTGTTCCTGCCGATCCCGCCGTTCCTGATCGATTTGGGACTGGCATTCTCGATCGCATTCTCGGTGCTGATCCTGATGGTGGCGCTGTGGATCCAGAGGCCGCTCGAATTCTCGTCCTTCCCTACTATTCTGCTGATCGCCACGATGACGCGACTGTCGCTGAACATTGCGACGACGCGCGTCATCCTGTCTCACGGCAACGAGGGTCATAACGCCGCCGGCGGCGTCATCGCCGGCTTTGCGAACCTGGTCATGTCCGGCGACTTCGTCATCGGTCTGATCGTCTTCCTCATCCTGATCACCATCAACTTCATCGTTATCACCAAGGGTGCGACGCGTATCGCGGAAGTCGGCGCGCGTTTCACCCTGGACGCGATCCCCGGCAAACAGATGTCGATCGACGCCGACCTTTCGGCCGGCATCATCGACGAGAAGGAAGCCCAGCGTCGCCGTCGGGAGCTCGAGGAAGAAAGCTCCTTCTTCGGTGCGATGGACGGTGCGTCCAAGTTCGTGCGCGGTGATGCGATCGCCGGCCTGATGATCACCGCAATCAACGTTTTCGGCGGCATCATCATCGGCTATTTCCGCCATGGCATGCCGATCGGCCAGGCCGCCGACGTATTCGTCAAGCTTTCCGTCGGTGACGGTCTCGTATCGCAGATGCCGGCCCTTATCGTTTCGCTGGCAGCGGGCCTTCTCGTTTCGCGCGGCGGCAACGTCGGCTCGACCGACAAGGCCGTCGTCGATCAGCTGAGCGGATACCCGCGCGCGCTTTCGGTCTCTGCCGTGCTCATGGTCATTCTCGCCCTGATGCCGGGTCTGCCCTTCATTCCCTTCATGTTCCTTGGCGGCCTGCTTGCATTCGGCAGCTGGTTCATCCCGCGCCAGGTTGAAGCCGAGAACAAGGCGCGTCGCGAGCAGGAGGAAAAGAAGGTCGTCCAGAACAAGGAACTCGAGAAGGACTCGGTCAAGTCGGTCCTGCGCACCTCGGAAATCGAGCTTGCGCTTGGCAAGATGGTTTCGACGCGACTCCTCGGCGCGCACCAGGAACTGGCCTTCCGTGTCGGCAAGATGCGCAAGAAGTTCGCGACGCAGTACGGCTTCGTCGTGCCGGAGATCAAGGTCACCGACGACATCGCCATTCCGGAAAAGTCCTATCAGATCCGTGTCCACGGCACGACGATCGCTTCCAACATGCTGCGCGTCGGCGAAGTTCTCGTCGTGACGGGTTCCGGCCGCCGCCCGAGCATCCCGGGCGACGAGATCCGCGAACCCGCGTTCGGCATGCCGGCGGTCTCGATCCTCGAAGCATTCTCGGAAGATCTGAAGCGCGAAGGCTTCCAGCCGATCGACAACGTCTCGGTCGTTCTGACGCACATGAGCGAAGTCATCCGCAACAACCTGCCGGCGCTGCTGTCGTACAAGGACGTGAAGGTCCTGATCGATCGCCTGGACCCGGAATACAAGAAGCTCGCGGACGAGATCTGCTCTTCGCACATGTCCTATTCGGGTCTGCAGGCGGTCCTAAAACTGCTTCTTGCCGAGCGTGTTTCCATCCGCAATCTGCATCTCATCCTCGAAGCCGTCGCCGAACTGGCGCCGCATGTGCGCAAGACCGAGCAGATCGTGGAGCACGTTCGCGTTCGCATGGCGCAGCAGTTGTGTGGTGATCTGGCTGACAATGGCGTGCTGCGCGTTCTCAGACTCGGCAGCAAGTGGGACCTCGCTTTCCATCAGGCTCTCAAGCGCGACAACAAGGGCGAAGTCGTCGAATTCGACATCGATCCGCGGCTGCTTGAAGAGTTCAGCGAGCAGGCCACCGAAGTTATCCGTGAATTCATGGATCGCGGTCTGCCTTTCGCCCTTGTCACCTCGCCTGAAACACGGTCCTATGTTCGCATGATCGTCGAGCGGCTGTTCGCAACGCTGCCGGTTCTCTCACATGTCGAACTTGCCAAGGGCATCGAGATAAAGATTTTGGGCTCGATTTCATGA
- the fliR gene encoding flagellar biosynthetic protein FliR codes for MITDPQGTVLALFLIFCRIGGCVLVMPGFSSARVPQVLRVFMAGALSLSVLPVLWDTVYPAVHTSSATYIGFIFSESLIGAMYGMLARLYTLGLQFAASILAMMIGYSQPSAQDVFEDTSESALSGFVTFAGMMILFMMDFHHIVFRALIDSYTSMPFGGMMQMRSTLISFTDTLSNTTYIMLRLASPFVIYGLLFNIAIGFINKLAPQIPVYFISTPYLLLGGLFLFYFSVAALISQFGQSFATVFIGR; via the coding sequence ATGATAACTGACCCGCAAGGGACCGTCCTTGCGCTGTTCCTGATTTTCTGCAGGATCGGTGGCTGCGTGCTTGTAATGCCTGGCTTTTCGTCGGCCCGCGTGCCGCAGGTTCTACGGGTTTTCATGGCAGGGGCGCTTTCCCTTTCGGTGTTGCCCGTTCTCTGGGACACGGTCTATCCGGCCGTCCACACATCAAGTGCCACCTATATCGGTTTCATTTTCAGCGAATCACTGATCGGCGCGATGTATGGAATGCTGGCGCGTCTCTACACGCTTGGCCTTCAGTTCGCCGCGAGCATCCTTGCGATGATGATCGGCTATTCCCAGCCGAGCGCGCAGGATGTGTTCGAAGATACGTCGGAAAGCGCCTTGTCCGGCTTCGTCACCTTTGCCGGCATGATGATTCTCTTCATGATGGACTTCCACCACATCGTTTTCCGGGCGCTTATCGATTCCTACACGTCGATGCCCTTCGGCGGCATGATGCAGATGCGCAGCACGTTGATTTCGTTCACCGATACGCTGTCCAACACGACCTATATCATGCTGCGCCTGGCAAGCCCGTTCGTGATCTACGGACTGCTCTTCAACATTGCGATCGGCTTCATCAACAAGTTGGCGCCGCAGATCCCGGTCTACTTCATCTCGACGCCCTATCTGCTGCTTGGTGGCCTTTTCCTGTTCTATTTCTCGGTCGCGGCGCTGATCAGCCAGTTCGGGCAGTCGTTCGCCACGGTCTTTATCGGAAGGTGA
- a CDS encoding rod-binding protein yields the protein MAISPPSDLVLDVVKAADPLEVQAAQEKLKANQAAFAANSLAEAGNGFTSAVDILDRATSKTGLSDTKNRATSSEKIPDTYRKFESMVLQNFIKNMLPSESEEVYGKGATGDIWKGMMAEQLGNVISQGDGIGVAKQLYHDALRKQEGKVVNASTDQDDRKVAMSMVDEFQRKTFGTTTADNKTSNDA from the coding sequence TTGGCTATTTCACCTCCGAGTGATCTGGTCCTGGATGTCGTCAAGGCGGCTGACCCGCTCGAAGTCCAGGCGGCCCAGGAAAAACTGAAGGCAAATCAAGCGGCTTTCGCGGCAAACAGCCTTGCGGAAGCAGGCAATGGCTTCACCTCCGCTGTCGACATTCTCGATCGCGCGACCAGCAAGACTGGGCTGAGCGATACGAAGAATCGCGCCACCTCCTCGGAGAAGATTCCGGATACCTATCGCAAGTTCGAATCGATGGTGCTGCAGAACTTCATCAAGAACATGCTGCCGAGCGAGAGCGAAGAGGTCTACGGCAAGGGTGCCACCGGTGACATCTGGAAAGGCATGATGGCCGAGCAGCTCGGCAACGTCATTTCGCAGGGCGACGGCATCGGTGTCGCCAAGCAGCTTTATCACGACGCCTTGCGCAAGCAGGAAGGCAAAGTGGTCAACGCCTCGACCGATCAGGACGACCGCAAGGTTGCGATGAGCATGGTCGACGAATTCCAGCGCAAGACATTCGGCACCACCACCGCCGATAACAAAACCAGCAACGACGCCTGA
- a CDS encoding WecB/TagA/CpsF family glycosyltransferase, with the protein MNLIANFAVLSSRRVIFDVPVCDLGWEDALVFINELLSMPVGQTSISFVNAHNMLMTLRDEEYRSILARNLVLPDGIGLNIASKVAHGTPFPANLNGTDFVPALLTFMEQPRRIGLIGGQRDVVERAAVNFRRHAPWHELVVVSDGFFDKDDPSEVIREVERLKLDILIIGMGTPLQEKWAHHHIRTDHARLVMTVGALFDFVSGRVPRAPKIVRAMRMEWAYRLLQEPSRLWRRYVIGIPVFLYHVVRYRFRRHAGLKAIQNERAR; encoded by the coding sequence ATGAATCTCATCGCGAATTTTGCGGTGTTATCATCGCGTCGCGTCATTTTCGATGTTCCCGTCTGCGATCTCGGCTGGGAAGACGCGCTCGTCTTCATCAATGAGCTCCTGTCGATGCCGGTCGGGCAGACCTCGATCTCCTTCGTCAACGCGCACAACATGCTGATGACGCTGCGCGATGAGGAGTATCGCTCCATCCTGGCTCGCAATCTGGTCCTGCCGGATGGTATCGGTCTCAATATCGCGTCGAAGGTGGCGCACGGAACACCGTTCCCGGCCAACCTCAACGGCACCGATTTCGTGCCGGCACTCCTCACCTTCATGGAGCAGCCGCGCCGCATCGGCCTGATCGGCGGCCAGCGCGACGTTGTCGAGAGAGCTGCCGTCAATTTCCGCAGGCACGCCCCCTGGCACGAACTCGTCGTCGTTTCCGATGGCTTCTTCGACAAGGATGATCCGTCCGAGGTCATCCGCGAGGTCGAGCGGCTGAAGCTCGATATCCTCATTATCGGCATGGGCACGCCGCTGCAGGAAAAATGGGCGCATCACCACATCCGTACCGATCATGCGCGCCTGGTGATGACCGTCGGCGCATTGTTCGATTTCGTGTCCGGCCGCGTGCCGCGTGCGCCGAAGATCGTGCGCGCCATGCGCATGGAATGGGCCTACAGGCTCCTGCAGGAGCCTTCCCGTCTGTGGCGGCGCTATGTGATCGGCATTCCGGTGTTTCTCTATCACGTCGTGCGATACCGTTTTCGCCGGCACGCCGGGCTGAAGGCCATCCAGAACGAACGTGCGCGCTGA
- a CDS encoding succinoglycan biosynthesis protein produces the protein MRDTYSRRPNISARTPAQAGRPFGEAAAGPTHGTTAPPEAELLRLIERTLQAQRAEQQAEIASLPLLNRIETILGKRIEAANDEQALPEVVVSEPLALRPPVMPLAANDVRPVAVRKEPPRRSIWPFAVVGALCFLGAAAGTMVPADPEEYVARGILTVKGGPENVAAAQSALTSPKTIAAVVGALKLDHDPEFAGTQPDALHIAVDLLSANGTASDQVSRAEATLASAMQVFTDKAIGTVDFTVTTGSAGKSARVANYLGSIISIPATAGMAGDQALKKANDAAQAELAAFTTKSGEGNVKVAGDLQQQIVQLDADLKAAEQRIVTAKERSDRLRTAKLGDVLTGAISADIGSPALEDRRTRYATAKSTLAQLSANLGPRHPRLVAQQGEVDGLRDAISEELGRLARDSADDAKAAVVARKRMSDQRNALIAQSKDTGVDLAKLTELRDKAGAARARFEDGILTAGVPTTSQIVMQGVPQVFPTNEGRISVVATLLGASAGLAFGLALMWRRRPVDAEHDAATLAEIPVVAEPLIDPVAPAPEPVVTARRNEVDVVRSEIATMRSKLQSYAAGS, from the coding sequence ATGCGCGACACCTATTCGAGACGCCCGAACATTTCCGCCCGTACGCCCGCGCAAGCAGGCCGCCCGTTTGGCGAAGCCGCTGCGGGGCCCACGCACGGAACGACCGCGCCACCGGAAGCCGAACTCCTGCGCCTGATCGAACGCACGCTGCAGGCGCAGCGGGCCGAGCAGCAGGCGGAAATTGCCTCCCTGCCGCTTCTCAATCGGATCGAAACAATTCTCGGCAAGCGCATAGAAGCGGCCAATGACGAGCAGGCGCTGCCGGAAGTCGTGGTTAGCGAGCCGCTGGCGCTGAGGCCGCCGGTCATGCCATTGGCTGCGAACGACGTCAGACCGGTTGCCGTTCGCAAAGAACCTCCAAGGCGCTCCATCTGGCCGTTTGCCGTCGTCGGCGCACTTTGCTTTCTCGGCGCTGCAGCCGGCACGATGGTGCCTGCCGACCCTGAGGAATATGTCGCCCGGGGCATCCTCACCGTAAAGGGTGGTCCGGAAAACGTTGCCGCAGCGCAGAGCGCGCTGACCTCTCCGAAGACGATCGCCGCCGTCGTCGGCGCGTTGAAACTCGACCACGATCCCGAATTCGCCGGCACCCAACCGGATGCGTTGCATATCGCTGTCGATCTTCTCTCCGCCAACGGAACGGCATCCGACCAGGTCTCGCGGGCAGAGGCCACCCTTGCCTCGGCCATGCAGGTTTTCACCGACAAGGCGATCGGCACGGTGGACTTTACCGTCACGACGGGCAGTGCCGGCAAGTCGGCCCGGGTCGCAAACTACCTGGGCTCGATCATTTCTATTCCGGCAACGGCCGGAATGGCTGGTGACCAGGCGCTGAAGAAGGCGAACGATGCAGCACAGGCCGAACTCGCGGCCTTCACGACAAAGAGCGGAGAGGGCAACGTAAAGGTCGCCGGCGATCTGCAGCAGCAGATCGTGCAGCTCGACGCCGATCTGAAGGCAGCAGAGCAGCGCATCGTAACCGCCAAGGAGCGGTCGGACCGCCTCCGGACGGCAAAGCTCGGCGATGTCCTGACGGGCGCGATTTCCGCCGACATCGGCTCACCTGCTCTGGAGGACCGGCGCACCCGCTACGCGACCGCGAAGTCGACGCTGGCCCAGCTATCGGCAAATCTCGGACCCCGGCATCCGCGCTTGGTTGCGCAGCAGGGCGAAGTCGATGGTCTGCGCGACGCCATCAGCGAAGAGCTCGGCAGGCTGGCTCGCGATTCCGCCGACGATGCCAAGGCTGCCGTCGTCGCGAGAAAGCGGATGAGCGACCAGCGCAACGCGCTGATTGCGCAAAGCAAGGACACCGGGGTCGATCTCGCCAAGTTGACCGAGCTGCGTGACAAGGCTGGCGCGGCTCGCGCACGCTTCGAGGACGGAATCCTGACCGCCGGCGTTCCCACCACGAGCCAGATCGTCATGCAAGGAGTGCCACAGGTTTTCCCGACCAATGAGGGGCGCATCTCCGTGGTGGCAACGCTGCTCGGCGCGTCGGCCGGACTTGCCTTCGGGCTCGCGCTGATGTGGCGCAGACGGCCCGTAGATGCGGAGCATGATGCCGCGACGCTTGCCGAAATTCCTGTCGTCGCCGAACCTTTGATCGATCCAGTCGCACCCGCTCCAGAGCCGGTCGTTACGGCACGGCGGAATGAGGTCGATGTCGTCCGCTCGGAAATCGCCACAATGCGCAGCAAGCTGCAATCATACGCCGCGGGGTCTTGA
- the folD gene encoding bifunctional methylenetetrahydrofolate dehydrogenase/methenyltetrahydrofolate cyclohydrolase FolD: MTTVIDGKQVAASVIETVKAATSALQKQSGVATGLAVVIVGDDPASHAYVNSKGKMAKECGFKSVQHTLPEQTSQEELATLVASLNEDPSIHGILVQLPLPKHLKSDPIIQSIRPEKDVDGLHVVNAGKLATGDLETGLVSCTPAGAMVFVRRTHGEDLSGLNAVVVGRSNLFGKPMAQLLLNANATVTIAHSRTKDLPAVCRNADILVAAVGRPEMVKADWVKPSATVIDVGINRIAAPEKGEGKTRLVGDVAFAEVADVAEVITPVPGGVGPMTIAMLMANTVIAAHRSAGQTPPVF; the protein is encoded by the coding sequence TTGACGACAGTAATCGACGGCAAACAGGTTGCAGCTTCTGTAATCGAGACGGTGAAGGCCGCGACATCGGCTTTGCAAAAGCAGAGCGGCGTGGCGACGGGTCTGGCGGTGGTCATCGTCGGTGACGATCCGGCAAGCCACGCCTATGTCAATTCGAAGGGCAAGATGGCCAAGGAGTGCGGCTTCAAGTCCGTGCAGCATACGCTGCCGGAGCAAACCAGCCAGGAAGAGCTTGCCACCCTTGTCGCCTCGCTGAACGAGGATCCTTCGATCCACGGCATCCTGGTACAGCTGCCGCTGCCGAAGCACCTGAAATCCGATCCGATCATCCAGTCGATCCGTCCAGAAAAGGATGTCGATGGCCTGCATGTGGTCAATGCCGGAAAGCTTGCGACCGGTGATCTCGAGACCGGTCTCGTCTCGTGCACGCCGGCAGGCGCCATGGTGTTCGTGCGCCGCACCCATGGCGAGGATCTGTCTGGCCTGAATGCCGTCGTCGTCGGCCGTTCCAACCTGTTCGGCAAGCCGATGGCGCAGCTGCTGCTGAATGCCAACGCGACGGTGACCATCGCGCATTCACGCACCAAGGACCTGCCGGCGGTCTGCCGCAACGCCGACATCCTGGTGGCGGCGGTTGGTCGTCCGGAAATGGTCAAGGCGGATTGGGTCAAGCCGAGCGCAACGGTTATCGACGTCGGCATCAACCGGATTGCCGCCCCTGAAAAGGGCGAGGGCAAGACGCGCCTCGTCGGTGATGTCGCATTTGCCGAGGTGGCTGATGTCGCCGAGGTGATCACGCCGGTCCCTGGCGGTGTCGGCCCGATGACGATCGCCATGCTGATGGCTAACACCGTGATCGCCGCGCATCGCTCGGCCGGGCAGACTCCGCCCGTCTTCTGA
- a CDS encoding LacI family DNA-binding transcriptional regulator codes for MNLKQLSELLGLSQTTVSRALNGYPEVNEATRERVLRAVKETGYRPNKAAQRLATGKAGSIGLVMPTAPGDYSDVHFGEFLTGLGEEAVRHDFHFVIMPADANDEMGALRRLAISGNVDALFVAYMRGHDPRVPLLKSLSVPFLVHGRSFGSEPDYPYLDIDNEGAFYDATKLLLQLGHTRFALMNGPEPLDFAIRRKKGVIAALAERGLELPEECISHTPMTDEPGQAAMERFLQLPERPTAVLCSSTVLALGAIRAVTQAGLKLGEDISLIAHDDVLPHLKPENFSVPLTTTRSPLRAAGVRIAQRLIGTIKQEGPFPEQELWKTELIVRASTGAAPSR; via the coding sequence GTGAATCTCAAACAGCTATCGGAATTGCTGGGCCTGTCGCAGACGACGGTCAGCAGGGCACTCAACGGCTATCCCGAAGTCAATGAAGCGACCCGGGAACGCGTTCTGCGCGCCGTCAAGGAGACCGGCTACCGGCCGAACAAGGCGGCCCAGCGGCTGGCGACCGGCAAGGCGGGCTCGATCGGCCTGGTCATGCCGACCGCCCCCGGCGACTATTCGGACGTGCATTTCGGCGAGTTTCTGACCGGCCTTGGCGAGGAGGCCGTTCGTCACGACTTTCATTTCGTGATCATGCCGGCTGACGCCAATGACGAAATGGGAGCACTGCGGCGGCTTGCGATCAGCGGCAATGTGGACGCATTGTTCGTTGCCTACATGCGGGGACACGATCCGCGGGTGCCGCTGCTGAAATCGCTGTCAGTGCCCTTCCTCGTCCACGGCCGATCCTTCGGTTCGGAGCCGGATTACCCCTATCTCGACATCGACAACGAAGGCGCGTTCTACGATGCGACGAAGCTGCTTTTGCAGCTCGGCCATACGCGGTTCGCTCTGATGAACGGGCCGGAGCCCCTCGATTTCGCGATCCGTCGCAAGAAGGGCGTCATCGCGGCGCTGGCGGAGCGTGGTCTGGAGCTGCCCGAGGAGTGCATCAGCCACACGCCGATGACCGATGAGCCGGGGCAGGCTGCCATGGAACGCTTTCTGCAGTTACCGGAGCGGCCGACCGCGGTGCTCTGTTCAAGCACGGTGCTTGCGCTTGGCGCTATCCGCGCGGTGACGCAGGCAGGCCTGAAGCTCGGCGAGGACATATCGCTGATCGCGCATGACGACGTGCTGCCGCATCTGAAGCCCGAGAATTTTTCGGTGCCGCTGACGACCACGCGGTCGCCATTGCGGGCCGCCGGAGTCCGTATTGCCCAACGCCTGATCGGCACGATCAAGCAGGAAGGCCCGTTCCCCGAGCAGGAGTTGTGGAAGACCGAGTTGATCGTCCGCGCCTCGACGGGCGCGGCACCGTCCCGCTGA
- a CDS encoding ABC transporter substrate-binding protein, producing MKKTFLMGVAIAALLSGAASAADLKFAPGQDSKFNWKSYDDFKAAHADLKGQEMTIFGPWRGEDEALFRSILAYFTEATGIDVKYSSSENYEQQIVIDTQAGSPPNVAILPQPGLLADLAGKGFLTPLGDDNAKWLKDNYGAGDSWVGYGTYKGKDGKEAFYAFPYKADVKSLVWYVPENFKEAGYKVPTTMEELHALTDQIVKDGGVPWCIGLGSGGATGWPATDWIEDIMLRQQKPDVYDKWTTNEVKFTDPAVVAAIEEFGSFAKNEKYVDGGVAAVAATDFRDSPKGLFGVPPKCYLHHQASFIPSFFPEGTKLGQDADFFYMPTYAAHADLGKPVLGAGTLVTITKDSKPARAFVDFLKTPIAHEVWMAQSSFLTPYKGVNAGAYANDQMKREGEILTTATTFRFDGSDLMPGKIGAGAFWTGMVDFVGGKSAEDTAKEIQSAWDAIK from the coding sequence ATGAAGAAGACGTTTTTGATGGGCGTTGCGATCGCGGCGCTGCTTTCCGGCGCTGCGTCTGCCGCCGATCTCAAGTTCGCCCCCGGGCAGGACTCCAAGTTTAACTGGAAGAGCTACGACGACTTCAAGGCGGCGCATGCCGACCTCAAGGGCCAGGAAATGACCATTTTTGGTCCCTGGCGCGGTGAGGACGAGGCGTTGTTCCGCAGCATCCTGGCATACTTCACTGAAGCCACCGGCATCGACGTGAAGTACTCCTCGTCTGAGAACTACGAGCAGCAGATCGTCATCGACACGCAGGCGGGTTCTCCGCCGAACGTAGCGATCTTGCCGCAGCCGGGCCTTCTCGCCGATCTCGCCGGCAAGGGCTTCCTGACGCCGCTCGGCGACGACAATGCCAAGTGGTTGAAGGACAACTACGGCGCCGGCGACAGCTGGGTCGGCTACGGCACCTACAAGGGCAAGGATGGGAAGGAAGCCTTCTACGCCTTCCCGTACAAGGCCGACGTGAAGTCGCTCGTCTGGTATGTTCCGGAGAATTTCAAGGAAGCTGGCTACAAGGTTCCGACAACAATGGAAGAACTCCATGCCCTGACGGACCAGATCGTCAAGGATGGCGGCGTTCCGTGGTGCATCGGTCTCGGTTCTGGCGGTGCGACCGGCTGGCCGGCAACCGACTGGATCGAAGACATCATGCTGCGTCAGCAGAAGCCTGACGTTTACGACAAGTGGACGACCAACGAAGTGAAGTTCACCGATCCGGCCGTCGTGGCTGCGATCGAGGAATTCGGTTCGTTCGCGAAGAACGAGAAGTATGTTGATGGCGGTGTCGCCGCTGTAGCTGCGACCGACTTCCGCGACAGCCCGAAGGGTCTCTTTGGCGTTCCGCCGAAGTGCTACCTGCACCATCAGGCTTCGTTCATTCCGTCCTTCTTCCCAGAAGGCACGAAGCTCGGCCAGGATGCAGACTTCTTCTACATGCCGACCTACGCAGCCCATGCCGACCTCGGCAAGCCGGTTCTCGGCGCGGGCACGCTGGTCACGATCACCAAGGACTCCAAGCCGGCGCGTGCTTTCGTCGACTTCCTGAAGACGCCGATCGCTCACGAAGTCTGGATGGCGCAGTCGAGCTTCCTCACGCCGTATAAGGGTGTGAACGCCGGGGCTTACGCCAACGACCAGATGAAGAGGGAAGGCGAGATCCTGACGACCGCGACCACCTTCCGCTTCGATGGTTCCGACCTGATGCCGGGCAAGATCGGCGCGGGCGCATTCTGGACCGGCATGGTCGATTTCGTTGGTGGCAAGTCTGCTGAAGACACCGCCAAGGAAATCCAGAGCGCCTGGGATGCCATCAAGTAA
- a CDS encoding carbohydrate ABC transporter permease, translating into MLSQIVSALGVVVVAVFACSAYFYFSNKILDWCLPVRDGDIHSAARNLNRRGMIRPWLFIGPALFLLVVYLVYPVIATLILSFYDRSGEQFVGFANYQWAFTDREFRQSIFNNILWLAVVPAACTFFGLVIAVMTDRIWWGNIAKSIVFMPMAISFVGASVIWKFIYEYRGGNDTQIGLLNAIVQLFGGTPQVWISVPFWNNFFLMVILIWIQTGFAMVILSAALRGIPEETIEAAVIDGANGWQIFWRIMVPQVWGTIAVVWTTITILVLKVFDIVLTMTNGQWNTMVLANLMFNWLFRGGGDSGRSAVIALIIMLAVTPIMIWNVRRANRELGGH; encoded by the coding sequence ATGCTATCGCAGATAGTTTCCGCTTTGGGGGTGGTGGTCGTGGCAGTATTTGCCTGCTCGGCCTATTTCTATTTCTCGAACAAGATACTGGATTGGTGTCTACCCGTCAGGGACGGTGATATCCACTCAGCAGCGCGCAACCTGAATCGCCGCGGGATGATCCGTCCCTGGCTTTTCATCGGACCGGCGCTTTTCCTGCTTGTCGTCTACCTCGTCTATCCCGTCATCGCGACGCTGATCCTGTCGTTCTACGACCGGTCAGGCGAACAGTTCGTGGGCTTCGCGAACTATCAGTGGGCCTTCACCGATCGTGAATTCCGTCAGTCGATCTTCAACAATATCCTCTGGCTCGCCGTCGTGCCGGCTGCCTGCACCTTCTTCGGCCTCGTCATCGCCGTGATGACTGACCGCATCTGGTGGGGCAATATCGCCAAGAGCATTGTCTTCATGCCGATGGCGATCTCTTTCGTCGGCGCGTCCGTGATCTGGAAGTTCATCTACGAGTATCGCGGTGGCAACGACACGCAGATCGGTCTCCTGAACGCGATCGTGCAGCTGTTCGGCGGCACGCCGCAGGTATGGATTTCGGTGCCCTTCTGGAACAATTTCTTCCTGATGGTCATCCTCATCTGGATCCAGACCGGCTTCGCCATGGTCATCCTGTCCGCAGCCCTTCGCGGCATTCCCGAGGAAACGATCGAGGCTGCCGTCATCGACGGCGCCAATGGCTGGCAGATCTTCTGGCGCATCATGGTTCCGCAGGTCTGGGGTACGATCGCCGTCGTCTGGACGACGATCACCATTCTCGTGCTCAAGGTCTTCGACATCGTGCTCACCATGACCAACGGTCAATGGAACACGATGGTTCTCGCCAACCTGATGTTTAACTGGCTCTTCCGCGGCGGCGGCGATTCCGGCCGAAGCGCGGTCATCGCATTGATCATCATGCTGGCCGTGACGCCGATCATGATCTGGAACGTTCGCCGCGCCAATCGCGAGCTGGGAGGCCACTGA